DNA from Polaribacter sp. NJDZ03:
AGCTCTAAAATCCTATCAATCAATAAAAAAGGAGGTCTGTGAGGTAAGACTTCCATAATTTGATGAATATCCATTAAAGGAGGTAAATTCAAATCGTATTGAGGAACGTTATTTCTTTTTTCTTGCTTAATAATTTTGGCTAATTTCTTTGCAAAAGTAGTATTAATTAAATGTCCTGGTTTGTTTGCAATAACTTTACCTCTAATTCTAATACCAACTAAAGCTAAATCTCCAATTACATCTAATAACTTATGTCTTGCAGCTTCATTAGCCCAATGTAAAGTAAGATTGTCTAAAATACCGTTTGGTTTAACAGTTATATTATCTTTTTTAAATGCTGTTTTTAATTTTTCCATAGTTGCTGTAGACAATTCTTTGTCTACATAAACAATAGCATTGTTTAAATCACCACCTTTAATTAGATCGTGCTCTAAAAGCATTTCTATTTCATGTAAAAAACTAAATGTTCTAGCATCAGCAATTTCTTCTTTAAAATCAGAAATCTTTTCTAAGTTAGCATTTTGAGTACCTAATATTTTAGTACCAAAATCTACCATAGTTGTCACTTGGTATTCATCTGATGGCATTAAAATAATTTCACTTCCTGTAACTTCATCCTTAAAAGAAATAATTTCTTTTACTACATATTCTTCTATATCTGCATCTTGCTCTTGTATACCAGCACTTTCTAATGCTTCTACAAAATATTTAGAAGAACCATCCATAATTGGTGGTTCTGAAGAATCTAATTCTATTAAAAGGTTGTCTATATCTAAACCAACAGCGGCAGCCAAAACATGCTCTGTAGTCTGGATTTGAACACCATTTCGCTCTAAGTTTGTACCTCTTTGCGTATTTACTACATATTCTGCATTTGCCTCAATAATTGGAGATCCTTCTAAATCTATTCTGCTAAAAGCAAAACCATGATTAACAGGGGCAGGTTTTATAGTCATATTAACAGTGTTACCAGTGTGTAAACCTACACCAGATAAACTTACCTCTTTCTGAATTGTCTTTTGCTTCTTACTCATTTATTATCAGTTTTTGAGACTTCAACTCTTTTTCTATATTGTTAATTTTCGATGCTATTTTAGGTAAATTTCTAAAATAAACCGAACTTTTATTAAAATCTTGTATCTTAAATGCAGGTGAACCATTTACCATCTCATTATCTTTTAAACTTTTAGAGATACCTGCTTGGGCTAATATTTTTACATTATTACCTATAGTTATATGACCGGCAAAACCTACTTGTCCTCCAATCATACAATTTTCACCAATTTTGGTAGAACCTGCAATACCAGTTTGAGCTGCAATTACGGTGTTCTTACCTATTTCTACATTGTGGGCTACTTGTATTTGATTGTCTAACTTTACACCTTCATGTATAATTGTAGAGCCCATAGTAGCTCTATCTATTGTACACGCAGAGCCAATATCTACATTGTCTTTTATAATAACATTACCTATTTGAGGTATGGCAGTATATACGCCGTTTTTATCTGGTGCAAAACCAAATCCATCTCCACCTATAATAGATCCAGAATGAATTTTACAACTATTTCCTATTATTGTTTCAGAATAAATTTTCACTCCAGAGAATATAACGCAATTATCTCCCACAACTGTATTGTCTCCAATATAAGCATGCGGATAAATCTTTACATTGTCTCCTAAAACTACATTTTCTCCAATATACGAGAACGCACCAATATATTCATTAACACCTATTTTAGCCGAATCAGAAATAAAATGAGGTACTTCTCTACCTTGTTTGTTATTTTTAACTTCATTGTAAAATGCTAATATTTTAGAAAAAGCTTCATAAGCACTTTCTACTTTTATTAGTGTTACATTCACTTCTTTTTCCGGAACAAAAGTACTGTTAACAATAACTACAGATGCATTTGTAGTATATAAAAAAGATTTATATTTTAGGTTAGAGAGAAAGGTTAAAGAACCTTTTTCTCCTTCTTCTATTTTAGATAATTTAGAAACTTCTACATCAGAATTACCAACGATGTCACCTTCTAAAATATCTGCTATTTGTTGTGCTGTAAATTTCATTAATCGCAAAAATATAAAATTTATAGTGATTTGGCTAATCTCATTCTATTTTGGATAACAAATAAAGTATTTTATTACTGGATTTGTAAGCGCTTGTAAATTTAATTGATCTGATGCTTTGGCAATATCTCTTAGTTTTCCCTTTTTATTCAGAATAAAAATAGGTTTTTCTTGCTGATATGCTTGATTTTCTATTTTTTTGGTGAAAACAAAATATTTTACTTCGTTTTCTGAAAGCTCCAATTTTTTTGAAACTTTATTTATTTTTTTATTTAATTCAGCCGTTTCAAACTCCTTTTGTTGAATTTCTATACGCAACAATTTTCTATCAACAATCATTTTAGATAATAAAGATAAAATTTTATCACTATGATTTGTCCATTCTTTTATGGCAGACATTACATCATAATCATCTAATTTAGAAAACATTTCTAACGTTTCATCAGTAAAGTTCTCTTGTGATATTTTTTTATATAGAAAATAACGTAAAGAAGTACTTGCAAATAATTCCACGCCATTATCCGCCAATTCTTTTGCTCTTTTTAAAACATTAACCAGCATATTTTCTGCTACCAAACCTGTTTTATGTAAATATACTTGCCAATACATTAATCGTCTAGCAATTAAAAAGTTTTCTACAGAATAAATTCCTTTTCCTTCAATAACTAATTCATCGTCTTTTACATTCATCATGGCAATTAACCGATCGGAAGAAATATTACCTTCTGTAACACCTGTGTAAAAACTATCGCGTTTTAAATAATCTAATCTGTCTATATCTAATTGACTAGATATAAGCTTGCACAAAAACTTTCTAGGATATTTCCCTTCAAATATTTCGATTGCTATATCTAACTTTCCATTAAACTCATCATTTAGCTTTCTCATAAATTTTAATGAAATTTCTTCATGAGAAATGCCATTTACAATACTATGCTCTAAAGCATGCGAGAAAGCTCCATGACCAATATCGTGCAATAAAATTGCTATATACAAACCATTTTCTTCTTCTTCAGAAATTTTTACCTGCTTAAAACGTAAAACTCTTACTGCTTTTTGCATTAAATGCATGCAACCAATTGCATGATGAAAACGGGTGTGATTAGCTCCTGGATACACCAAGTTAGAAAAACCCATTTGGGCAATTCTTCTTAAACGTTGAAAATAACGATGTTCTATTAAATCAAAAATTAAAGTATTTGGTATTTGTATAAACCCATAAATAGGATCATTCAAAATCTTTAATTTATTATGTTTTTTATTCTTCAAATGAGTGTTTTTATCAATCTATGGCAAAGTACAAATTAATGCCACGAACCAGCAAATTTAAAGTTTTAGTTTTTTCTGAAAGCAATTATGTTTAGAAAATAGAAATTTGTTAAGAAAATAAAATAAATAGCGCTATTTATACTAAAAATTCTAGGTTTCAATTATTTGTAAGTATGCCAAAATTGGCAATATTTTATCATTTTTAAAGTCAAAAAAGTATAACTTTTAATTACTTTTATCATTAAATGATAAAATGATAAACAAAAATATGAGCAGTATACAAATTTTATGGGTAGATGATGAAATAGAGTTATTAAAACCGCACATTCTTTTTTTGGAACGTAAAAATTATAAAGTAACTACTTGTACTAATGGCGCAGATGCTATTGATTTAGTAGGTGAACAAAATTTTGATATCGTTTTTTTAGATGAAAACATGCCTGGATTAACAGGCTTAGATACACTTGCAGAAATTAAACAAATACATGCAAATTTGCCTGTTGTTATGATTACAAAAAGTGAAGAAGAGTATATAATGGAAGAAGCAATTGGTTCTAAAATTGCAGATTATTTAATAAAACCAGTAAACCCAAATCAAATATTATTAAGTTTAAAAAAGAACTTAGATCATTCTCGTTTAGTTTCAGAAAAAACCACTTCTAACTATCAGCAAGAATTTAGAAAAATTTCTATGGATTTAGCCATGGTAAATTCTTATGAAGAATGGATAGATCTTTATAAAAAATTGGTGCATTGGGAGTTAGAGTTAGAGAATATTAGCGACCCTGGAATGTTAGGTATTTTAGAAAGCCAGAAACAAGAAGCCAATAGTCAGTTTTTTAAATTCATCAAAAAAAATTATGAAGATTTTTTAACAGCACACGACAAACCAACTTTTTCTCATACACTTTTTAAAAACTATGTGGTACCAGAATTAAGTAAAGACCAAGGGGTTTTGTGGGTTGTAATTGATAATTTACGTTACGACCAATACCGAATTTTAGAGCCTTTAATTAATAACCATTACAAAAAGGACCAAGAATATTCTTATTTCTCTATTTTACCAACAGCAACCCAGTACGCTAGAAATGCTATTTTTTCAGGTTTGATGCCTTCTGAAATGGAAAAACGTCATCCAACTTTTTGGAAAAATGATACCGACGAAGGCGGAATGAATTTGTTTGAAAACGATTTCTTAGCAGCACAAATAAAACGTTTAGGGTTAGATATTAAACACGAATACTATAAAATTACCACGCTAAAAAACGGTAAAGAGTTAGCCGATAATTACAACGGAACTAAACAAAACGATTTAACTGCTGTTGTGTATAACTTTGTAGATATGTTGTCGCATTCTAAAACAGAAATGGAAGTAATAAAAGAATTGGCTGGAGACGATAAAGCATACAGAAGCCTTACGTTAAGCTGGTTTAAAAACTCGCCATTGTTCGAGATTATTCAAAAAGCCCAACAATTAGGTCAGAAATTAATTATTACTACAGACCACGGAACCATTAATTGCAAAAACCCAACCAAGGTAATTGGCGATAAAAACATTAGCGCTAATTTACGTTACAAAACTGGTAGAAGTCTTTCTTACGAAGAAAAAGACGTGTATGCAGTAAGAAACCCAAAAGATATCTTTTTACCAACTATTGCAATGAATAGTCCATTTATTTTTGCTAAAGAAGACCTGTTTTTTGCATATCCTAATAACTTTAATCACTTTGTAAAATACTACAAAAACACCTATCAACATGGCGGAATTTCATTAGAAGAAGTCATTATTCCGTGCGCAGTTTATAGTCCGAAGTAAAGAGTTTACATTTATTTTCTATTGATTCTATAAAATTATAGTTTCAATTATTAGAAGCTATTTTCTATCTTCAATACTCGATTTTTTTTTGATAAAGAAGTAAAAAAAAGCTCAAACAAAAGCTAGTCTTTGTCTTAACAAAAGATTCAATCATAGCTAAAATTCTTTGCTAACAAAATTAATTATAGAAAAGTCTGATAGGTTTTAAATACTTGTCAGACTTTTTACATTTAACAAATTGAGTAGTAAAAACATATCGTTATTAATAATCTTTAATAACTTTATATATTATTGACAGAAAACAGTAACAAAATACTGAATACTTTTTATATTTTTGTCTTTATGAACAAAAACTATTCTTTAGACAATTTATCTGAAGTTGCAGCAGAACTTATTTCATCCGTAGAAAATAAAACTTTATTGTTTTACGGACAAATGGGCGTTGGCAAAACAACACTTATTAAAGAGATCTGCAAACAGTTAGGTGTTTTAGACAACATATCCTCTCCTACTTTTTCATTAGTTAATGAATATCAGACTAAAAATAATGAAAAAGTTTTCCATTTCGATTTTTACAGAATTACAGACCAAGAAGAAGCTTTAGACATGGGAATTGAAGAATATTTAGATAATAATGATTGGTGTTTAATAGAATGGCCAGAAAATATAGAAAATTTACTACCTTTAGAGGCTGTTCAAATTTATTTGACTATTTTAAATAACGAACAACGAAACATTCAACTTAAATAACCTAACTATGAGTTCATTTTCTCCTTTCAGTAAAGAAGAATTGCTTCCGCAAGAAGAAATGTTGGAAATTAAAAGGCAAAAAGGAGAACTATTTATTGGTTTGCCTAAAGAAACCCATTTAGGCGAAAAACGAGTTTGTTTGACGCCAGATGCCGTTTCTGCATTATGTGCTCACGGACATAGAGTTGTAATAGAAACAGGTGCAGGAGATAATGCAAATTATGCAGATAGAGAATATTCTGAAGCAGGTGCTAAAATTTCTTACGATGTAGAAGAAGCTTTTAAATGTAATATTGTCTTAAAAGTTGCACCCCCCACAGAAAGTGAAATTGATTATATGAATCCGCAAACGATTCTAATTTCTTCTTTGCAGTTAAAAACTCAAAACAAAAAATACTTTGAGTGTTTATCAAAAAAAAGAATTACTGCTGTTGCCTTCGATTATATTAAAGACGACCATAACACGTATCCTATTGTAAAATCTTTAAGTGAAATTGCAGGTGCCGCTTCTGTATTAATTGCAGCAGAATTAATGAGCGGAATTAATAAAGGAAACGGACTATTATTGGGTAATATTGGTGGCGTTCCGCCTTCTAGCGTTGTTATTTTTGGTGCCGGAACTGTTGGTGAATATGCAGCAAAAACTGCTATTGGCTTAGGTGCAAGAGTAAAAGTTTTTGATAATTCTATTAGTAAATTACGTAAACTACAAGATTCTTTAAGCGCCCCTATTTACACATCTACACTGCAGCCAAAGTCGGTTGCAAAGGCATTAATGCGTGCAGATGTAGCAATTGGAGCAATAAGAGGTAAAAATAGATCGCCCATTTGTGCTACAGAAGAGATGGTAGAAACCATGAAAGAAGGAGCTGTAATTATAGATGTTAGTATAGATAGAGGTGGTTGTTTTGAAACCTCTAATGTAACTACACATAAAACACCTACTTTTATAAAACATGGTGTTGTACATTACTGCGTACCAAATATTCCTGCTCGTTATGCAAGAACAGCTTCTTTATCTATTAGTAATATTTTTACCCCATATTTATTAAATATTGCAGAAGAAGGCGGTTTTGAAAATGCCGCTCGTTTTGATAAAAGTTTACGAAACGGAATGTATTTCTATCACGGAATTCTTACAAACAAAACAGTAGCAGATTGGTTCGATTTGCCTTACAGAGATATTAATTTATTAATTATTTAACCTCCCTCATAACAACAATATTTTTCTATTATAAACATTTATTAATATGAGACATTTAAAACCTAAAACGAGTAACTTAAATAGATTTTTTAAATCTATATTTTTTGTTGCTGCGTTATTACTTACATCTTCTATCTTTTCTCAAACGGTAATTGTAGACGATACTAAAACAACAGAACAACTTACAAACCTACTGATAGATAATTCTTGTATAAATCTAACTGATGTAGCTATTTCTTCTAGTAAATCTGTTGCCACTTTTAATAATAATAGTGGTAGTTTTCCTATTTCCGAAGGAGTTATCATAAGAACAGGTAATGCTAAAGATACGGAAGGACCTTTTACCAATACTAAATTAAGTAGTGAAATTTCTACAAGTGGAGATGCTGATTTACAAAGAATTAGTAACAATGACGGAAATACAAAGAATATTACTGATGTAGCTTTCTTAGAATTTGACTTTACACCAATAGATAAAGAATTTAGTTTTAATTACATATTTGCCTCTAATGAATATGGTACATTTCAATGTGTAGGAAGAGATCTTTTCGCCATAATATTAACAGATTTAAGTACTGGAAAATCAACAAACATAGCAACCTTACCCGACAATGCAAATATATCTGTAAAAAATATAAAAAATAACTTATATAATGGTGAGTGTAATTCTAATAATGAAGATTCCTTTGGATCATATTATGACCTTAAAAGTCTTAATACTATAATTAATATGAGGGGCTTTTCTAAAATTCTAAATGCCTCTGCAACCGTAGTTCCTAATACTAAATATAACATAAAATTTGTAATAGGAGATTACGATAATTCAGATTATGATTCTGCTGTTTTTATAGAAGCAGGAAGTTTTAATAATACTTTAAATTTAGGAGGAAATAAGGAACTTTGCGGAGGAGATGATGTTATTATAGATTCTGGTTTTTCTAAAACAGATGGCTTTAATTTTGAATGGACTAAAAATGGTACTCCATTAACAGATAATGGAACTAAAATTACAGTAAATACTATAGGTACATATGCACTAACAATTACATCTTTAACAGACCCTAGTTGTCTATTAACCGATGAAATAAAAATAGAAACAATTAAAGCGACAGATCCTGGAATTATTAAAATATGCACAGAGCTTACAACTTCTAATATTTCAAAAGAAGTAGATAATAAAATACTAAATGGATTAGAAGCTAAAGATCATACTATTATCTATTATGAAAATGAGGAAGATGCTACAAAAAATCAAAATTCAATTACAGATCCTACAAAATACCCAATAACAAGTAATACATTTAAACTTTGGGCTAGACTTTCTAACAATACTAAAACTTGTTTTGATATTGTTAATTTTAATGTAGAAGTTACTGCAAAAATTTTAGTAGAAAAGTTGCCAATTGCTTATTATGTCTGTAGTGAATTTATATTACCACCATTAAATAATGGTGCAAAATATTTTACAAGTTATTGGGGTAAAGGAACAGAATTGTTTCCTGGACATAAAATTACAGAGCAAAGCTTAATTTATTATAATATTGGAGGTGTTAGTACATGCTTTTCAGAAGAATTTTTTAGAGTTTATTTTATTGATGATTATGTAAGAAAATTAGAATCAGAATTAGTACAATGTGAATTTTTCACAATACCGAGTACACCTTTTGGAAGATTTTATAGTAAAAAAAATGGTGTTGGAGATCCATTGAAAACAAATCAGAAAATTACAAAAGACACAACTATTTACCTTTATTCTGAGTTAAATGGAGCATTTTGTAAAGATATAGAATTCAATATAACGATACTTCCATCACCTCCAGTAGATGTTTTAGACCCAATAATAACTTGTGATTCTGTAACTTTAGAGAGTTTAACTAATGGAAACTATTATACTGGTCCAGATGGTACTGGTGAACAATTAAATGTAGGTGACATAATATCAGAAACACAACTTGTTTATATCTATAATAAAGACTTAGTTACAGGGTGTGAAAACGAAAGTATGTTAGATATAACAATTATAAAAAAAGAAGACATTGAAGAATGTGAAAGTTATACAATACCTGATACAATTGGAAAATATTACACAGACAGCACCAAATTGAATGAAATAATTCCAGGGACTACAATAACTTTAACACAAACGGTCTTTTATTATGCAGATGAAATAACAACTACTCCTAATTGTACCGGTTATGATATAGAAATTAAAATTAATCAACTTCCAGAAGTAGACTCACTAAGCGATTTTATAAATTGTGAAAATGACTTACCAAAACTACCTAAATTAACAAATGGAAAATATTACACAGAACCTGAGGGATTAGGTGATGAACTCTTAGAAGGAGATGAAATAAGTACCTCACAAACAATTTACATTTATAATAAAGATTTAATTACCAATTGTCCTAATGAAACAAGTTTTTTAGTAACAATTATACCTGTTCCTACAATACCGGTTTTCTTTGATAAACCTGTGTGTGAACCATATAAATTACCTGCTTTAAGTTCTGGTGGAAAATATTTTACAGAAACCAATGGAAAAGGTATAGAATTGAAACCAGGTGACCTAATTACAGAAACTAAAGACATATACGTCTATTATCAAGCCCCAGAATTGGCTACTTGTGATAATGAAGCTATTTTTAAAGTAACTCTTTTAGAAATACAAGTGGACGTTCTTGATGATATAAAAGCTTGTGAATCATTTATACTACCAAAGTTAACAAAACCAGGAGGCTATTATAAAAATACTGATAAAACAGGACCTTTAAATGCGGGTGATGTAATTACAACAGATCAAACAATCTATATTATTGGTAATAATATAAGATTTACTGATTGTCAAAATATAAGCTCTTTTGATGTAAGAATTTTTACTGAACCAAATTTAGGAACATTAAAAAACATAGAACTATGTGGTTCTGTCACATTGCCTACAATTACATTACCAAACATTATAATAGAATACTATAGAGATAAAGCTAAAACCGATTTAATAGACCCAACTGAATATACTATTACAGAATCTGGATTGAAAGATATTTATGTACACGCATATCAAGAAGAAAACCCATCTTGTTCTGTAGATGATATGTTTTCAATAACAGTACATCCTTTATTAGATTTTAATGTACAAGGAGGGGCTATTTGCGTTGATCCACTAACTAACCAAACTATTAATCCTTTTTTAATAGAATCAAAGTTAGATGCCAGTGTTTATGATATAAAATGGTATTTAGACGGTGATCAGATAAATATAACCTCTGATGCTAATTGGAACGCAACAAAAGCAGGAACTTACAGAATAGAAGCTACTAGAATAGACCCTATTAATAATAATGATTGCGATTACAATCCAACAGAAGTAGTTATAGTAAGTTCTAATCCTGAATTTGAAATTAATGTATTAAGTGATAATTTTTCTAACTTATATGCTATAGAAATTATTACAATTACGGAAGGTATTGGTAACTATAGATATTCTTTAGATGGTAAAAGTTTTCAAACTTCTAATATATTTGATAATATTAAACCAGGTAATTATACAATTTTAGTTGAAGACCTTACAAGTATTTGTAATGATATAAAACTTGAGTTTACCGCATTAAATAACCCAATTTATTTTGATCCTAATAAAGATGAATGGAATATTACAGACTTAAAAGATGATCCAACAGCAACCATAGATATTTTTGATAGATTTGGTATATTTATAAAAACTATAAAACCGAGTGGTTCTGGTTGGAATGGGGTAAGTAGTAACGGAAATAGAATGCCAAGTACAGACTATTGGTATGTTTTAAAATATACAGACGAAGATGGAAATCCTGCAATTTTTAGATCGCACTTTTCTTTAATAAGAAAATAAGTAATATTATTTAAAACTGATTAAAAGACTTAAATTTGCATTTCAAAATTATACAATGCTCATTAAACGAATAGGATATTATTTAGTAGGTTTATCATTAGGCTCTATTGCTGTATATTTTTTCTGGCAAAAGAAACAAGCTACTTTCGATTACGGAATGGATGCCAGAACCCTAAAATCTATTAGAATTAAAGAACGCTTATTTTCTGATGACGCTAAAAATGCGATGCATAAATATGATATTGATTCTTTAAAAATTAACACTATTTTATATACTGGTGATGTTGATTTTGGAAATAGCAAACCTAGACAAGAACCTTGCCCTGAATATTATATTACAGGTACTAAAGAATTAGAAAAAATTAGCTTGTTAGTTAAACGTTGTGAAACTACTTCTACTATCGAAAAAATTATTGTAAAATAGTATTGTTTTGTAATTATCTATAAATTGACAATTACAGTATATATATCTTAAAAAAAAGTCCTTTCTATTAAAATAGAAAGGACTTTTTTTTTATTCAGTTTTTAAATTTTCATGATAATATTTCTCAATCTTATCTACATTTTTAATTGTTTTCTTTACCCAATCAAAATATAAAACCTCTTTTTCTTCTTTGGTTAATTGCCAATCTACAGAAGAGTTTCTTAACTTAGTAGTTACGTCTTGCAAAATAATAGCTGCAGCAACAGATATGTTTAAGCTCTCTGTAAACCCAACCATAGGTATTTTTAAAAACCCGTCTGCTTGTTCTTTTACATAGTCTGAAACGCCCTCTGCTTCTACTCCAAATACAAAAGCAGATTTTTTAGTAACATCAAAATCTTGTAATAAACAAGAATCGTTGTGCGGCGTCGTTGCAATAATTTGATACCCTTGCTCACGTAAATGATCTAAACAAACTTTGGTATTGTCTCCGTC
Protein-coding regions in this window:
- a CDS encoding DUF4258 domain-containing protein, which translates into the protein MLIKRIGYYLVGLSLGSIAVYFFWQKKQATFDYGMDARTLKSIRIKERLFSDDAKNAMHKYDIDSLKINTILYTGDVDFGNSKPRQEPCPEYYITGTKELEKISLLVKRCETTSTIEKIIVK
- a CDS encoding RNA methyltransferase, whose product is MIDEKLLNYFETYLTDKRKNLFKKVLEDRTRHFAVVLEDIFQPHNASAVVRTADIFGVQDVHAIENKYTNKVSRHVAKGSQKWVTSKRYKKDGDNTKVCLDHLREQGYQIIATTPHNDSCLLQDFDVTKKSAFVFGVEAEGVSDYVKEQADGFLKIPMVGFTESLNISVAAAIILQDVTTKLRNSSVDWQLTKEEKEVLYFDWVKKTIKNVDKIEKYYHENLKTE